The Sulfitobacter guttiformis genome contains a region encoding:
- a CDS encoding DUF2244 domain-containing protein, whose product MPYEWISPPQSTPQKMRLWPHNSLPARGMAAFVLTTFTLISIPVLPLLGSPILWGLLPFTLAAVWGMYWALQRNYKSRQISEELVLDETLARLTRINPKGDVQEWDCDRYWTKVTKYEDEGPVPNYVTLRGKGREVEIGAFLSEEERIALFEDLERVLRR is encoded by the coding sequence ATGCCTTATGAATGGATATCACCGCCCCAAAGCACCCCCCAAAAGATGCGTCTGTGGCCCCATAATTCGCTTCCCGCACGCGGGATGGCGGCGTTTGTCCTTACAACATTTACGCTGATCTCGATCCCTGTTCTGCCGTTGCTTGGCTCACCAATTTTATGGGGACTCCTGCCCTTCACGTTGGCTGCGGTATGGGGGATGTATTGGGCGCTGCAACGTAACTACAAATCACGCCAGATCAGCGAGGAGCTGGTTCTGGACGAGACACTGGCCCGCCTTACCCGCATCAACCCGAAGGGCGATGTACAAGAATGGGATTGTGATCGCTACTGGACCAAAGTCACAAAATACGAGGACGAAGGACCGGTACCAAACTACGTCACACTGCGCGGCAAAGGCCGCGAAGTGGAGATTGGTGCATTCCTGAGCGAGGAAGAGCGGATAGCGCTCTTTGAGGATCTCGAGCGCGTCCTGCGCCGCTGA
- a CDS encoding GatB/YqeY domain-containing protein yields MDLRTRISTDLKQAMKDKAVDRLSTLRLVNAAIKDKDIDARAEGNDDGVGDSEVLAILGKMAKQRLESARAYEEGGRLDLAEREREEILVIEEFLPRQLDADETKAAVDSAVKETGATTIRDMGKVMGVLKAKYTGQMDFGSVGAVLKDRLSN; encoded by the coding sequence ATGGACCTTCGTACCCGCATCAGCACCGACCTCAAGCAGGCAATGAAAGACAAGGCAGTTGACCGTCTATCGACACTGCGACTGGTGAATGCCGCAATCAAGGACAAAGACATCGACGCCCGCGCTGAAGGCAATGATGATGGTGTCGGTGACAGTGAAGTGCTCGCTATCCTTGGCAAAATGGCCAAGCAGCGGCTTGAATCCGCGCGTGCCTATGAAGAGGGCGGTCGTCTTGATCTGGCAGAGCGCGAGCGCGAAGAAATTTTGGTGATCGAGGAGTTTCTTCCCAGACAGCTCGACGCTGACGAAACCAAAGCCGCGGTCGATTCTGCGGTTAAGGAAACAGGTGCCACGACGATTCGTGATATGGGCAAGGTGATGGGCGTACTAAAAGCCAAATATACCGGCCAGATGGATTTTGGCAGCGTAGGCGCAGTCCTCAAGGATCGTCTGTCTAATTAG
- the carA gene encoding glutamine-hydrolyzing carbamoyl-phosphate synthase small subunit: MASAAPTHPTACLVLADGSIFYGIGFGATGQTVAEMCFNTAMTGYQEIMTDPSYAGQIVTFTFPHVGNTGTNPEDDETADPVAAGMVVKWMPTDPSSWRATQHLSDWLAGRGRIAIGGIDTRRLTRAIRQQGAPHAALAHNPDGNFDIAALVAAAREFAGLEGMDLAKDVTCAQSYHWNEMRWAWPEGYAPQTAPTHKVVAIDYGAKRNILRCLASAGCDVTVLPASATYDDIMAHNPDGLFLSNGPGDPAATGVYAVPMIKDVLEKTDMPVFGICLGHQMLALALGGRTIKMSHGHHGANHPVKDVETGKVEITSMNHGFAVDSQSLPQGVTETHRSLFDGSNCGIRMDGRPVYSVQHHPEASPGPQDSYYLFERFAEAMAARTAATTA, from the coding sequence ATGGCCTCTGCTGCTCCGACACATCCCACCGCTTGCCTTGTACTGGCAGACGGGTCCATCTTTTACGGGATCGGCTTTGGAGCTACAGGCCAGACCGTGGCCGAGATGTGCTTCAACACCGCAATGACCGGCTATCAGGAAATCATGACAGACCCTTCCTATGCGGGCCAGATCGTTACATTTACTTTCCCCCATGTCGGAAACACAGGCACCAATCCGGAAGATGACGAGACCGCCGATCCCGTTGCTGCCGGTATGGTGGTGAAGTGGATGCCTACCGACCCCAGCAGCTGGCGTGCAACGCAGCACCTGTCGGATTGGCTGGCCGGACGCGGGCGCATTGCGATTGGCGGGATCGATACGCGCCGACTGACCCGTGCCATCCGTCAGCAGGGCGCGCCCCATGCTGCTCTTGCCCATAACCCTGACGGCAACTTCGATATCGCCGCACTCGTTGCCGCGGCGCGCGAGTTTGCGGGCCTCGAGGGAATGGACCTCGCAAAAGATGTCACCTGCGCACAATCGTACCATTGGAACGAGATGCGTTGGGCATGGCCCGAGGGCTACGCGCCCCAAACCGCTCCTACACACAAGGTCGTCGCAATTGATTATGGCGCAAAGCGTAATATCCTGCGCTGCCTCGCCTCGGCGGGATGTGACGTAACCGTACTCCCTGCAAGTGCAACCTACGATGATATTATGGCGCACAACCCTGACGGGCTGTTTTTGTCCAATGGCCCCGGCGATCCGGCAGCGACAGGTGTTTATGCCGTTCCGATGATCAAGGACGTACTCGAAAAAACCGACATGCCTGTATTTGGCATTTGCCTAGGCCACCAGATGCTTGCCCTCGCCCTTGGCGGCCGCACGATCAAGATGAGCCATGGCCACCATGGCGCCAACCACCCCGTCAAGGACGTGGAGACCGGCAAGGTCGAAATCACGTCCATGAACCACGGTTTCGCTGTCGACAGCCAATCCCTGCCCCAAGGGGTAACAGAGACGCACCGCTCGCTTTTTGATGGCTCGAATTGCGGTATCCGAATGGATGGCCGCCCCGTCTATTCCGTCCAGCACCATCCAGAGGCATCTCCAGGACCGCAAGACAGCTATTACCTCTTTGAGAGGTTTGCAGAGGCAATGGCGGCGCGAACAGCAGCGACAACCGCATAA
- a CDS encoding glycosyltransferase, producing MSDLFLRLPDPEVAVPQHEQLPLGRIMVNAGIISQSDLVHALNLQQHIDAPLGEILVAEGLASSDDVLNMISRQHNIPFADLVSDPPDQTLSSALPSELCLKYRCVPWLRMGDLLLVGTRSPDDFDSLRIAMGDRGRRMLPVLVHEAHIRKHIGMLYGAELALKAATRLPAAQSCRNWAPTSGLRLYLAIGLLVSLVAALLLAPLWTITIGVLIAFVTLLMSTVFKLAAFGAQLSNMSQVTTCSKHLERPPFPMPKVSVLVPLLHEKEIAGKLVQRLTRLTYPKSLLEIVLVLEQSDTITRETLARTDLPSWISVIEVPSAGTLTTKPRALNYALDFCRGSIVGVWDAEDAPEPDQIEKVVTRFQDAPKNVACLQGVLDYYNARTNWISRCFAIEYATWWRMVLPGVARLGLVIPLGGTTLFFRRTVLEELCRWDAHNVTEDADLGIRLARHGYVTELIPTVTFEEANCRAWPWVKQRSRWLKGFLITWLVHMQSPRALLRDLGWLRFLGVQTLLLATFAQFAFAPLLWSFWITLAGFEHPVAHTLGAPVATSMAVFFIFSEIINLTISMVSVSRKEHRHLMIYVLTLPFYFPMAALSAYKALKEFVVEPFYWDKTEHGINDPD from the coding sequence ATGAGCGACCTTTTCTTACGGTTGCCCGATCCGGAGGTGGCCGTACCACAACATGAGCAGTTGCCCCTTGGTCGGATAATGGTCAATGCGGGGATCATTTCCCAGTCTGATTTGGTCCACGCCCTAAACTTGCAGCAACACATTGATGCCCCTCTGGGTGAAATCCTTGTGGCGGAAGGACTGGCCAGTTCGGACGACGTGCTGAACATGATATCGCGCCAGCATAATATCCCTTTTGCCGATCTGGTATCCGATCCCCCCGATCAAACGCTAAGTTCGGCACTCCCTTCCGAGTTATGCCTGAAATACCGTTGTGTGCCGTGGTTGCGTATGGGCGACCTGCTTCTTGTAGGCACCCGAAGTCCGGATGATTTCGACAGTTTGCGCATCGCAATGGGGGATCGTGGTCGCCGTATGCTGCCAGTTCTTGTACATGAAGCCCATATCCGGAAGCATATCGGCATGCTCTATGGGGCGGAACTTGCACTCAAAGCGGCAACCCGTCTGCCCGCAGCGCAAAGCTGCCGAAACTGGGCACCCACATCAGGCCTGCGCTTGTATCTTGCGATTGGCCTGTTGGTCAGCCTTGTTGCCGCCCTTTTATTGGCTCCATTATGGACCATCACAATCGGAGTGCTGATCGCCTTCGTGACATTGCTGATGAGTACAGTTTTCAAACTGGCCGCGTTCGGCGCGCAGCTTTCAAACATGTCACAAGTGACAACCTGCTCGAAACATCTCGAACGACCCCCCTTTCCCATGCCAAAGGTCTCGGTTCTGGTGCCGCTGCTGCATGAAAAGGAGATCGCAGGCAAACTGGTGCAACGCCTTACCCGCCTGACATATCCAAAATCCTTGTTGGAAATTGTTCTGGTCCTCGAGCAAAGCGATACGATCACCCGCGAGACACTCGCGCGTACCGACCTGCCCTCCTGGATCAGCGTCATCGAAGTGCCCAGCGCAGGGACCCTGACCACGAAACCGCGCGCGCTTAATTATGCGCTGGATTTTTGCCGTGGTTCGATCGTCGGTGTCTGGGACGCAGAGGACGCGCCCGAACCCGATCAGATCGAAAAAGTTGTTACGCGTTTTCAGGATGCGCCGAAGAATGTAGCATGCCTTCAAGGCGTTCTGGATTATTATAACGCGCGCACGAACTGGATTTCGCGGTGTTTTGCGATCGAGTATGCAACGTGGTGGCGCATGGTGCTGCCCGGCGTCGCACGTCTGGGCCTCGTTATTCCTCTGGGGGGGACAACGCTGTTCTTTCGTCGCACCGTTCTCGAGGAGTTGTGCCGTTGGGACGCCCATAACGTAACCGAAGACGCCGATCTGGGCATCCGTCTGGCACGCCATGGCTATGTCACCGAGCTTATCCCGACAGTGACTTTTGAGGAGGCTAATTGCCGTGCATGGCCATGGGTAAAGCAGCGATCGCGCTGGTTGAAAGGATTTTTGATCACATGGTTGGTCCATATGCAGTCACCGCGCGCCCTGCTGCGCGATCTGGGTTGGCTAAGGTTTTTGGGCGTACAAACACTGCTTTTGGCAACCTTTGCACAATTCGCTTTCGCTCCTCTTTTATGGAGCTTCTGGATCACGTTGGCGGGGTTTGAGCATCCTGTCGCCCACACACTCGGCGCGCCGGTCGCCACTTCCATGGCAGTTTTCTTTATCTTTTCAGAGATCATCAATTTAACCATTTCGATGGTTTCCGTCTCCCGCAAGGAGCACCGCCACTTGATGATATATGTCCTGACCCTACCGTTTTATTTTCCGATGGCGGCCCTATCGGCATATAAAGCCCTCAAAGAGTTCGTCGTAGAACCCTTCTATTGGGACAAGACCGAGCACGGGATTAATGATCCCGATTGA
- a CDS encoding GntR family transcriptional regulator, translating to MPPALANGRSGQTDAYSMILDAIDTGIYRPGDRLVESELAERLGMSRTPIREALQRLETQSLLVRDGRSLIVASLDHNQMAELYVVRGELEGLAARLAARNATEEEVRLLREMVEADNMLLEHPAALARANRRFHKQIHLASHNRFLVQQLDLVHRSMALMATTSLAVVGRGKIAQEEHDCIVSAIEARNGDAADAALRAHISVAFATRLKQEAAKREAEA from the coding sequence ATGCCCCCCGCTCTTGCTAATGGCCGTTCGGGTCAAACCGACGCCTATTCGATGATCCTCGACGCGATCGATACTGGCATCTACCGGCCCGGTGACCGTTTGGTAGAGAGCGAACTGGCCGAGCGTTTGGGCATGTCACGCACACCTATCCGCGAAGCGTTGCAGCGGCTCGAGACGCAATCGCTGTTGGTGCGGGACGGACGCAGTCTGATCGTGGCCTCCCTTGACCATAACCAAATGGCCGAACTCTACGTCGTGCGCGGGGAGTTGGAGGGGCTTGCTGCCCGCCTCGCGGCGCGTAATGCAACCGAAGAAGAAGTGCGGCTTCTGCGCGAAATGGTGGAGGCCGATAATATGCTCCTCGAGCATCCAGCAGCACTGGCCCGCGCCAATAGGCGGTTTCATAAGCAGATCCATCTTGCCTCACATAACCGGTTTTTGGTGCAACAGCTGGATCTCGTTCACCGTTCCATGGCGCTGATGGCGACGACATCACTGGCGGTGGTCGGGCGCGGAAAGATCGCGCAGGAGGAGCACGATTGCATCGTTTCGGCAATTGAGGCGCGCAACGGTGATGCTGCGGATGCAGCCCTGCGTGCGCACATCTCCGTTGCCTTCGCCACAAGGCTCAAGCAAGAAGCGGCCAAGCGCGAGGCAGAGGCCTGA
- a CDS encoding pyrimidine 5'-nucleotidase produces MSSEAFSHVNTWVFDLDNTLYPPEARLFDLIEVRMTNWVMESVGVTRAEADRLRLHYWQTHGTTLAGLMREHNVDPAPYLEDVHDISMDSLTPDPQLAARIRALPGRRIVYTNGCAPYAERVLAARGLSGLFDAVYGVEHAGFLPKPERAAFDRVFALDALIPQVAAMFEDEPRNLAVPHAMGMRTVHVAPTRADAPHVQFHTSDLSSFLDSLLK; encoded by the coding sequence ATGTCCAGCGAAGCATTCTCACATGTAAACACTTGGGTCTTCGACCTTGATAACACCCTCTATCCGCCCGAGGCGCGCCTGTTCGATCTGATCGAAGTGCGTATGACCAACTGGGTGATGGAGAGCGTTGGCGTGACCCGCGCCGAAGCCGACCGCCTGCGCCTGCATTACTGGCAGACCCACGGTACCACGTTGGCTGGTCTGATGCGTGAGCATAACGTCGACCCTGCACCCTATCTGGAGGATGTGCATGATATCTCGATGGATAGCCTGACGCCTGATCCTCAACTGGCCGCACGTATCCGCGCCCTGCCCGGGCGGCGAATTGTATATACCAACGGCTGCGCCCCCTATGCAGAACGCGTATTGGCCGCACGGGGTCTTTCAGGCCTCTTCGATGCCGTCTACGGGGTCGAGCATGCAGGTTTTTTGCCAAAACCCGAGCGCGCCGCCTTTGACCGTGTCTTTGCTCTTGATGCCTTGATCCCGCAGGTTGCCGCCATGTTCGAGGACGAGCCGCGCAATCTGGCCGTTCCCCATGCAATGGGCATGCGCACGGTGCATGTGGCGCCCACACGTGCGGACGCGCCGCATGTGCAATTCCACACGTCCGACCTATCTTCCTTTCTCGACAGTTTGCTAAAATAG
- a CDS encoding UbiH/UbiF family hydroxylase, translating into MPDTCDILISGGGIAGLTAAAAFGTAGFHVICVDPTPPVTDGTSEVSDLRSTAMLQPARTLLEQAGLWDALAPHAAPLQIMRIIDAGGAEPAPRVIREFDASEISELPFGWNFPNWLLRREMFARLEMLETVEFRPSIGTKRLFTREGSAKVTLSDGNTVEAKLVIAADGRGSPMRTAAGISVRTQRYGQKAIVFAVTHPIPHQNVSTEVHRTGGPFTLVPLPDRDGMPCSAVVWMDEGRVAQDRMEMDIQTFEEEASIRSTHHFGPLTLVTRRQIWPIITQHAERLNSERVALIAEAAHVMPPIGAQGLNMSLSDITTLLDLAQARPDALGDTQMLEAYHKARYGDIRLRVRGIDLLNRASQASNTLARDVRAAGLSALYGAAPVRKMLMQMGLGMR; encoded by the coding sequence ATGCCCGATACCTGCGATATTCTGATTTCCGGCGGCGGCATTGCGGGGCTTACAGCGGCTGCGGCCTTTGGCACGGCGGGCTTTCACGTTATCTGCGTCGATCCGACCCCCCCTGTCACCGATGGGACCTCCGAAGTTTCCGATCTGCGTTCGACCGCAATGCTGCAACCTGCGCGCACCTTGCTGGAGCAGGCCGGCCTTTGGGATGCACTTGCCCCCCATGCAGCGCCACTGCAAATCATGCGGATCATCGACGCCGGCGGCGCAGAGCCCGCACCCCGCGTCATCCGCGAATTTGATGCCTCAGAGATATCCGAGCTGCCCTTCGGCTGGAATTTTCCCAACTGGTTGCTCCGCCGCGAAATGTTCGCGCGGCTGGAAATGCTGGAGACAGTCGAATTTCGCCCAAGTATCGGGACCAAGAGGCTTTTTACACGTGAAGGCTCCGCAAAAGTTACCTTATCCGACGGCAACACCGTTGAGGCCAAACTCGTGATCGCCGCCGATGGACGCGGGTCACCGATGCGCACAGCGGCAGGCATTTCGGTCCGCACACAGCGGTATGGGCAAAAAGCGATTGTGTTCGCTGTCACGCACCCAATCCCGCACCAGAATGTTTCGACGGAGGTGCACCGCACCGGCGGCCCGTTTACACTCGTCCCACTGCCTGACCGTGATGGCATGCCTTGCTCGGCGGTGGTCTGGATGGACGAAGGGCGCGTGGCCCAAGACCGGATGGAAATGGATATACAGACCTTCGAGGAAGAGGCATCCATTAGGTCGACCCACCATTTCGGCCCGCTTACCCTCGTTACCCGTCGCCAGATCTGGCCTATTATCACCCAGCATGCCGAGCGTTTGAACAGCGAGCGCGTTGCGCTGATTGCAGAGGCCGCCCATGTGATGCCGCCCATCGGCGCGCAGGGCTTAAACATGTCACTGAGCGATATCACTACTCTGCTTGATCTGGCGCAAGCCCGCCCCGATGCCTTGGGAGATACGCAGATGCTGGAGGCCTATCACAAGGCTCGATACGGCGATATAAGACTGCGTGTGCGTGGCATCGACCTGCTAAACCGTGCAAGTCAGGCAAGCAACACGCTTGCCCGCGATGTACGTGCTGCGGGCCTGAGCGCCCTGTATGGCGCAGCGCCAGTACGCAAAATGCTCATGCAGATGGGGTTGGGGATGCGTTAA
- the ispG gene encoding flavodoxin-dependent (E)-4-hydroxy-3-methylbut-2-enyl-diphosphate synthase — translation MSLNHIRPWRNIYRRKSRQIMVGNVPVGGDAPITVQTMTNTLTTDARATIAQIQAAADAGADIVRVSVPDVESSKALKEIVRESPVPIVADIHFHYKRGIEAAEAGAACLRINPGNIGDEKRVKEVIRAARDNNCSIRIGVNAGSLEKHLLEKYGEPCPDAMVESGLDHIKILQDNDFHEFKISCKASDVFMAAAAYQQLAEATDAPIHLGITEAGGLISGTVKSAIGMGNLLWMGIGDTIRVSLSADPVEEVKMGFEILKSLGLRHRGVNIISCPSCARQGFDVIKTVEALEKRLEHIKTPMSLSIIGCVVNGPGEALMTDVGFTGGGAGSGMVYLAGKQSHKQDNASMVDHIVDQVEAHAAKLEAQAAAEEA, via the coding sequence ATGTCGCTCAATCATATCCGTCCATGGCGCAATATTTATCGCCGCAAGTCGCGCCAGATTATGGTGGGAAACGTTCCCGTGGGCGGTGACGCCCCGATCACTGTTCAGACAATGACCAACACTCTGACCACTGATGCCCGCGCGACCATCGCGCAAATTCAGGCCGCAGCAGATGCAGGGGCGGACATCGTGCGGGTTTCTGTACCCGATGTCGAAAGCTCTAAGGCCCTCAAAGAAATCGTTCGCGAAAGCCCTGTGCCGATCGTGGCTGACATACATTTCCATTACAAGCGCGGTATCGAAGCGGCAGAAGCAGGGGCCGCCTGTCTGCGGATCAACCCCGGCAACATCGGAGACGAGAAGCGCGTCAAGGAAGTGATAAGGGCCGCACGCGATAACAACTGTTCTATCCGCATCGGCGTGAACGCAGGTAGCCTTGAAAAGCATCTGCTGGAAAAATACGGTGAGCCATGTCCCGATGCCATGGTAGAGAGCGGTCTGGATCACATAAAAATCCTGCAAGACAATGATTTTCATGAGTTTAAAATCAGTTGCAAAGCATCGGATGTGTTTATGGCTGCTGCTGCTTATCAGCAGCTTGCCGAAGCCACGGATGCGCCAATCCACCTTGGGATCACCGAAGCGGGCGGATTGATTTCCGGCACCGTCAAATCCGCCATCGGCATGGGCAACCTGCTGTGGATGGGTATTGGCGACACGATACGTGTGTCGCTCTCGGCTGATCCGGTGGAAGAAGTGAAGATGGGGTTCGAGATCCTTAAGTCACTTGGCCTGCGGCACCGTGGTGTAAACATCATTTCTTGCCCGTCTTGCGCGCGGCAGGGCTTCGACGTGATTAAAACAGTCGAAGCCTTGGAGAAGCGGCTTGAGCATATCAAGACGCCAATGAGCCTTAGTATCATCGGCTGTGTCGTGAACGGACCGGGTGAGGCGCTGATGACTGATGTCGGGTTTACTGGTGGTGGTGCTGGGTCCGGCATGGTCTATCTTGCGGGCAAACAAAGCCACAAGCAGGACAATGCCAGCATGGTTGACCATATCGTCGACCAAGTCGAGGCCCATGCAGCCAAGCTTGAAGCGCAGGCGGCGGCCGAAGAAGCTTAA
- a CDS encoding helix-turn-helix domain-containing protein — protein sequence MIGRWASKSREEEKVKPSGFDAFELRLGDLMRGERATLGKSLLDVQRELRIKASYIAAIENSDPDAFDTPGFIAGYVRSYARYLNMDPDKAFDAFCTESGFSVAHGMSREASVINKPTREERLSRQVEHDIFSRPVMPFAPSGDSFFSRIEPAAIGSLLVLVTLIGAIGFGGWSVLKEVQRVQVSPVDQTPVVLSDLDPLQENAPTTPSVDGVSTPSVLADAPRVEALDRLYRPAALDVPVLVARDAPIASLDPRMGGLFESATAPSFAGAVDSAVTEVLNGDAPDGEVVVTAGLSVPQVLEGPAPAVQVVATGETWVRITAADGSNIFETVMQKGDTFDVPALEEAPSLRTGQSGAVYFVMNGEFFGPVGRRGSVTSNVPLQQAALAELYEPAQPGQDSALETMVAEMRAVSQEPAPAE from the coding sequence ATGATTGGACGGTGGGCCTCCAAGAGCAGGGAAGAAGAAAAAGTTAAGCCCTCAGGGTTTGATGCTTTCGAACTTCGTCTTGGTGATCTTATGCGCGGTGAGCGCGCGACCCTCGGAAAATCATTGCTTGATGTGCAGCGCGAATTGCGGATCAAAGCATCCTACATCGCCGCCATAGAAAACTCAGATCCGGATGCTTTTGACACACCAGGATTTATCGCAGGCTATGTGCGTTCTTATGCGCGTTACCTTAATATGGATCCAGACAAGGCGTTTGACGCATTTTGTACCGAAAGCGGTTTTAGCGTCGCCCACGGCATGTCGCGTGAAGCCTCCGTTATAAATAAGCCCACCCGCGAAGAGCGTTTGAGCCGTCAGGTTGAACACGATATTTTCTCGCGTCCGGTGATGCCGTTTGCTCCGAGCGGAGATAGCTTTTTTTCTCGTATCGAACCGGCAGCAATCGGATCGCTTCTGGTTCTCGTAACCCTCATCGGGGCAATCGGTTTTGGTGGCTGGAGCGTTCTGAAAGAAGTTCAGCGCGTACAGGTGTCTCCGGTTGACCAGACTCCCGTTGTTCTTTCCGATCTTGATCCTTTGCAGGAAAATGCACCTACAACGCCTTCGGTTGACGGCGTGTCGACACCGTCAGTGCTCGCGGACGCGCCGCGCGTTGAGGCACTGGACCGTCTATACCGTCCTGCGGCATTGGATGTACCTGTACTGGTTGCACGGGACGCGCCAATTGCGTCGCTTGATCCGCGCATGGGCGGGCTGTTCGAGAGCGCTACGGCGCCTTCTTTTGCCGGTGCCGTAGACAGTGCGGTGACAGAGGTACTCAATGGCGACGCCCCTGACGGAGAGGTTGTTGTGACCGCCGGCTTGAGTGTGCCACAAGTGCTTGAAGGTCCTGCGCCCGCCGTACAGGTTGTGGCAACAGGCGAGACATGGGTGCGCATCACGGCAGCAGATGGATCAAATATCTTCGAAACCGTCATGCAAAAGGGCGATACATTTGATGTTCCCGCCCTTGAAGAGGCGCCAAGCCTGCGCACAGGCCAGAGCGGCGCAGTTTATTTTGTGATGAACGGCGAATTTTTTGGCCCTGTAGGCCGCCGCGGCAGCGTGACTTCCAACGTTCCTTTGCAGCAGGCAGCGTTGGCGGAGCTTTATGAGCCTGCTCAGCCCGGTCAAGACAGCGCTCTTGAAACAATGGTCGCAGAGATGCGCGCCGTAAGCCAAGAGCCCGCACCAGCCGAATAG
- the hemA gene encoding 5-aminolevulinate synthase: protein MTYSDQLDLALERLHDEGRYRTFIDIERRNGNFPHAVWTRPDGTEKDITVWCGNDYLGMGQHPVVISAMHEALDATGAGSGGTRNISGTTVYHKRLEAELADLHGKEASLLFTSAYIANDATLSTLPKLFPGLIIYSDALNHASMIEGVRRNGGAKRIFRHNDVAHLRELLEADDSDAPKLIAFESIYSMDGDFGPIEAICDLADEFGALTYIDEVHAVGMYGPRGAGVAERDRLMHRLDIINGTLAKAYGVMGGYIAASAKMCDAIRSYAPGFIFTTSLPPAIAAGAAASVAFLKRAPELREKHQQQAKALKLRLKGMGLPIIDHGSHIVPVIVGNPVHTKMLSDMLLDEHGIYVQPINFPTVPRGTERLRFTPSPVHGPDEMDALVRAMDGLWAHCALNRAEQAG from the coding sequence ATGACCTATTCGGACCAGCTCGACCTTGCGCTCGAGCGCCTGCACGACGAAGGCCGATATCGCACGTTCATCGACATCGAGCGTCGCAACGGAAACTTTCCGCACGCGGTCTGGACCCGTCCTGACGGGACTGAAAAAGACATTACCGTCTGGTGTGGGAATGATTATCTGGGAATGGGTCAGCATCCTGTCGTGATCAGTGCGATGCACGAAGCGCTGGATGCCACGGGCGCAGGATCGGGCGGGACCCGTAACATTTCGGGTACGACTGTGTATCACAAAAGGCTGGAGGCCGAGCTTGCCGATCTTCACGGCAAAGAGGCATCGTTGCTGTTTACCTCTGCGTACATCGCAAATGACGCCACGCTGAGCACGCTGCCTAAATTGTTTCCTGGCCTGATCATCTATTCCGATGCGCTCAATCATGCTTCCATGATCGAAGGTGTGCGCCGTAACGGCGGAGCAAAACGGATTTTCCGCCACAACGATGTGGCTCACTTGCGCGAACTGCTGGAAGCCGACGACAGCGATGCGCCCAAGTTGATCGCATTCGAAAGCATCTATTCTATGGATGGTGACTTTGGCCCGATCGAGGCGATTTGCGATCTAGCGGATGAATTCGGCGCATTGACCTACATCGATGAAGTGCATGCCGTGGGTATGTACGGCCCGCGTGGCGCAGGCGTCGCCGAACGGGATCGGCTTATGCACCGCCTCGATATTATCAACGGCACCTTGGCAAAAGCATACGGCGTGATGGGCGGTTATATCGCTGCATCCGCGAAGATGTGTGATGCGATCCGCTCCTATGCGCCGGGGTTTATTTTCACGACTTCGCTGCCGCCTGCGATTGCAGCCGGCGCTGCGGCATCGGTTGCATTTCTCAAACGCGCGCCAGAACTGCGCGAGAAACACCAGCAGCAGGCCAAAGCGCTTAAGCTGCGTCTAAAGGGGATGGGCCTGCCCATTATCGATCACGGTAGCCATATCGTGCCGGTGATCGTTGGAAATCCGGTACACACAAAGATGCTGTCGGATATGCTACTCGACGAGCACGGCATTTACGTCCAGCCGATCAATTTTCCCACTGTACCACGCGGAACAGAGCGCCTGCGCTTTACGCCATCACCTGTTCACGGTCCGGACGAAATGGATGCATTGGTGCGTGCGATGGACGGGCTGTGGGCGCATTGTGCGCTGAATCGTGCCGAACAAGCTGGCTAA